The Rhodothermaceae bacterium genome window below encodes:
- the hemW gene encoding radical SAM family heme chaperone HemW, giving the protein MDLSRQSASLYVHIPFCTQRCSYCDFYFVTTKHGHDKFVDALCLEITQVAQNFPDTRLSTVYFGGGTPSRLSPQAIAQILMQIHTCFDMHSVCEITLEANPEDITATGLEELKNAGITRISLGIQSFRDEELRFMNRCHSSEQASHACDLIHAAGFASWSLDLIFGIPGASAQGWQDNLQRAAETGVPHISTYSLTIEPRTSLHKQVQRGIVKPAPDEQVADQFQQAMVTLKSFGLEHYEISSFARPKHRSEHNMRYWHHTNYLGIGPSAHSFWWQDGQALRWENVRNLRAYTEMVTKEYSPAGSRETLSDHDLTRERIMLALRTSEGLDLEHLRKRYGFDLIGHKQKELEKMVLQGLIIQHGTCIRLTTKGMHVCDGLTTELWPG; this is encoded by the coding sequence ATGGATCTGAGCCGCCAGAGTGCATCCCTCTATGTGCATATCCCTTTTTGCACGCAGCGATGCTCGTATTGTGATTTTTACTTCGTGACCACAAAGCATGGCCACGACAAATTCGTTGACGCACTTTGCCTAGAAATCACACAGGTCGCTCAGAATTTTCCCGATACACGCTTGTCCACTGTGTATTTCGGGGGAGGCACACCCTCACGCCTGTCCCCACAAGCAATCGCCCAGATTCTGATGCAAATTCATACCTGCTTTGATATGCACTCGGTTTGCGAAATTACACTGGAAGCAAACCCGGAGGATATCACCGCTACAGGGCTCGAAGAACTCAAAAATGCCGGGATTACCCGAATCAGCCTTGGTATTCAATCTTTCAGGGATGAAGAGTTACGTTTTATGAACCGGTGCCACAGCTCAGAGCAGGCATCCCATGCCTGCGACCTAATCCATGCAGCCGGATTTGCCAGTTGGTCCCTTGATTTAATCTTTGGAATTCCGGGAGCATCCGCACAGGGATGGCAGGATAATTTGCAGCGTGCCGCAGAAACTGGTGTGCCGCATATTTCCACCTATAGTCTAACGATTGAACCACGTACATCCCTGCATAAGCAGGTTCAGAGGGGGATCGTCAAACCGGCCCCCGATGAACAAGTAGCCGATCAATTTCAGCAGGCAATGGTCACGCTGAAGTCCTTCGGACTCGAGCACTACGAAATATCAAGCTTTGCACGTCCAAAACATCGCTCAGAACACAATATGCGTTACTGGCACCACACGAACTACCTTGGAATCGGCCCCAGTGCTCATTCATTCTGGTGGCAGGATGGGCAGGCTCTCAGATGGGAAAATGTCCGAAATCTACGTGCCTACACCGAGATGGTAACCAAAGAATATTCCCCTGCAGGTAGCAGAGAAACCCTTTCCGATCATGACCTGACCCGAGAGAGAATCATGCTGGCACTCCGCACATCTGAAGGGCTTGATCTGGAACACCTCAGGAAGAGATATGGCTTCGATCTTATTGGACATAAGCAGAAAGAACTGGAAAAAATGGTCCTCCAAGGCCTGATTATCCAGCATGGAACGTGCATACGGCTTACTACAAAAGGGATGCACGTATGCGACGGCCTGACAACAGAATTATGGCCTGGCTGA
- a CDS encoding DUF192 domain-containing protein, producing the protein MRRPDNRIMAWLNQPYRIRLKHRTATCYARMRHILIAVIAVIALQGCSEEPVEPAVGELDFVGSNGEIIRTIEIEFAEDDESRETGLMHRRQLSLSQGMLFIFPTPDSLSFWMANTPIPLDIIFIGADSAIVNIAKRTTPLSREFIRSTDLAQYVVEVRGGFSDRFGIDTSTRIQWRKTENTE; encoded by the coding sequence ATGCGACGGCCTGACAACAGAATTATGGCCTGGCTGAACCAGCCATATAGGATTCGGTTGAAACACCGGACTGCAACCTGTTACGCCCGTATGAGACACATACTTATCGCCGTCATTGCCGTGATTGCGCTCCAAGGATGCTCAGAAGAACCCGTTGAACCTGCGGTGGGAGAACTTGACTTTGTCGGTAGCAATGGAGAGATCATCCGAACGATTGAGATTGAATTCGCAGAGGATGATGAGAGCCGTGAAACCGGCTTAATGCACCGCCGTCAACTCTCACTCAGTCAGGGAATGCTGTTCATTTTCCCGACTCCTGACTCTCTGAGCTTCTGGATGGCAAACACGCCTATTCCACTGGACATCATATTCATTGGGGCGGACTCAGCGATCGTCAACATTGCGAAACGCACGACCCCTCTTTCGCGTGAATTTATCCGCTCCACAGATCTTGCTCAATACGTGGTCGAAGTACGCGGAGGCTTCAGTGATCGCTTTGGCATCGACACCTCAACACGTATACAGTGGCGAAAAACAGAGAATACAGAATGA
- a CDS encoding iron-sulfur cluster assembly accessory protein, which produces MFLKITKRAGEQIRMVAMQENVDLDEAYVRLAVIQGGCSGLTYDLGWDTEVKEGDSQIDLDGLSIVVDRRSGMYLDGTELDFTDGLEGKGFHFSNPQAARTCACGESFGL; this is translated from the coding sequence ATGTTTCTGAAGATAACAAAGCGGGCTGGTGAGCAGATTCGTATGGTAGCCATGCAGGAAAACGTTGATCTGGATGAAGCCTATGTGCGATTGGCAGTTATTCAGGGCGGCTGCTCGGGGCTCACGTATGATTTAGGTTGGGACACCGAAGTAAAGGAAGGGGATTCCCAGATTGATCTGGATGGATTGTCCATTGTCGTAGATCGGCGCAGCGGAATGTATCTCGACGGGACAGAACTGGATTTTACGGATGGGTTAGAGGGGAAAGGATTTCATTTTTCCAACCCACAGGCGGCTAGAACCTGTGCATGTGGAGAATCCTTCGGTCTGTAG
- the sufC gene encoding Fe-S cluster assembly ATPase SufC: MTPILEIRGLRASVEDMTILKGVDLSVNAGEVHAIMGPNGSGKSTLASILAGREDYEIDSGSVHYLGEDLLEMDVDERAREGVFLAFQYPVELPGVSMMNFLKQAVNSVREHRGQEPLGAAALLRLAKERAALIELNPRLKQRSVNQGFSGGEKKRNEIFQLAMLEPTMAILDETDSGLDIDALRRVAHGVNLLRTPERGFLIITHYQRLLNYIVPDFVHVMVDGQIVQSGGKELAIKLEKRGYDWVQDQVPA; this comes from the coding sequence ATGACACCAATTTTAGAAATCCGGGGGCTGCGGGCCTCCGTTGAAGATATGACCATCCTTAAAGGCGTTGACCTCTCGGTAAATGCCGGCGAGGTTCATGCCATTATGGGACCAAATGGTTCAGGCAAAAGCACCTTGGCCTCCATCCTCGCAGGACGTGAGGATTATGAGATTGACAGCGGCTCCGTACATTATCTTGGAGAGGACCTCCTGGAGATGGATGTGGACGAGCGCGCCCGCGAAGGTGTGTTCCTGGCCTTTCAGTACCCCGTTGAATTACCTGGGGTCAGCATGATGAATTTCTTGAAACAGGCCGTGAATTCCGTGCGGGAACACCGCGGACAAGAGCCTTTGGGTGCTGCTGCACTGCTGCGCCTTGCCAAGGAAAGAGCAGCTCTGATCGAGTTGAATCCCCGCCTCAAACAGCGCTCGGTAAATCAGGGCTTCTCAGGTGGAGAAAAAAAGCGGAATGAAATCTTCCAGCTGGCCATGCTTGAACCTACAATGGCCATCCTGGACGAGACCGATTCCGGGCTCGATATTGATGCACTACGACGTGTTGCACACGGCGTCAACCTGTTGCGAACCCCCGAGCGTGGATTTTTGATTATCACGCACTATCAACGCCTTCTGAATTATATCGTACCTGACTTTGTTCATGTGATGGTCGACGGACAGATTGTTCAATCCGGTGGTAAGGAGCTCGCAATCAAGCTTGAAAAACGCGGCTATGATTGGGTTCAAGATCAAGTACCTGCTTAG
- a CDS encoding DUF192 domain-containing protein, translating into MKYHFAPLILLIVLASSCQNSPEPTPAAPEIPFRVDGSLDFVRVGETLLSLDIEIADTDSLRERGMMQRTSFPPESGMLFLFDQQEIRQFWMGNTPLSLDLLFISNDSTIVDIAKYARPYSDEPIVGGAPAQFVLEVPGGFADTRGIVEGDQVRWVRH; encoded by the coding sequence ATGAAATACCATTTTGCTCCCTTGATTCTTCTCATTGTCCTGGCATCTTCATGCCAAAACTCGCCTGAGCCAACTCCGGCAGCACCTGAAATTCCATTCAGGGTTGATGGGTCACTTGATTTCGTGCGGGTGGGCGAAACTCTCCTCTCCCTCGACATCGAGATTGCAGACACGGACTCGCTTCGTGAGCGGGGGATGATGCAGCGGACCTCATTTCCACCGGAATCGGGGATGCTGTTTCTGTTTGATCAGCAGGAAATCCGACAATTCTGGATGGGGAATACCCCACTGTCTCTAGACCTTCTCTTCATTTCCAACGATTCGACCATTGTGGATATTGCGAAGTACGCACGACCATACTCAGATGAGCCAATCGTGGGAGGCGCACCGGCACAGTTTGTGTTGGAAGTCCCTGGTGGTTTTGCTGATACAAGAGGAATCGTAGAAGGTGACCAGGTGCGCTGGGTTCGTCACTGA
- the sufB gene encoding Fe-S cluster assembly protein SufB, with product MNTDTQYLHQVAESDYEHGWSTDIASDTIPKGLNEDVIRLISAKKQDPDWMLESRLRAFRHWQKLASDTDKYPRWAHLDYPEIDFQNISYYSAPGSKPRYESLDEVDPELLKTFEALGIPLEEQKVLAGVAVDAVVDSVSVATTFKEELAKLGIIFCSFTEAIENHGDLVRKYMGSVVPHTDNFYAALNAAVFSDGSFCYIPPGVRCPMELSTYFRINQAGTGQFERTLIVAEEGSYVSYLEGCTAPRRDENQLHAAVVEIIAHKDAEVKYSTIQNWYPGNADGKGGVFNFVTKRGICEGAGSKISWTQLETGSAITWKYPSVILKGDHSIGEFYSVAFTKGRQQADTGTKMLHLGRNTSSTIISKGISAGQSNNSYRGLVRINKKAENARNFAQCDSMLLGDRCGAHTFPYLEIYNPTAQVEHEATTSKVGEDQMFYCQQRGISEQDAIKLLVSGFCQEILTKLPMEFAVEARKLLAIELEGSVG from the coding sequence ATGAACACGGATACTCAGTACCTGCATCAAGTAGCCGAAAGCGACTACGAGCATGGCTGGTCGACGGATATTGCCTCCGATACGATCCCGAAGGGATTGAACGAAGACGTAATTCGACTGATTTCGGCCAAGAAGCAGGATCCTGACTGGATGCTGGAGAGCCGTCTCCGAGCGTTTCGACACTGGCAGAAACTGGCATCCGATACAGACAAATATCCCCGCTGGGCACATCTGGACTATCCTGAAATTGATTTTCAGAATATCAGTTATTATTCCGCTCCAGGGAGTAAACCCCGCTACGAGAGTCTGGATGAAGTGGATCCTGAATTGCTGAAAACCTTCGAAGCACTGGGAATTCCTCTTGAGGAGCAGAAAGTGCTTGCCGGTGTCGCTGTAGATGCGGTTGTAGATAGCGTCTCGGTTGCCACAACCTTTAAGGAAGAGCTGGCCAAGCTCGGGATTATATTCTGTTCGTTTACTGAAGCCATCGAGAATCATGGTGACTTGGTCCGCAAATATATGGGGAGCGTGGTTCCCCATACCGACAATTTTTACGCGGCCCTGAACGCGGCTGTATTTAGCGATGGCTCGTTCTGCTATATCCCGCCCGGAGTTCGCTGTCCAATGGAATTGTCCACCTATTTCCGGATTAATCAGGCAGGGACCGGACAGTTTGAGAGAACCCTGATTGTGGCCGAAGAGGGATCCTATGTGTCCTATCTCGAAGGCTGCACAGCTCCACGCCGAGACGAAAATCAGCTCCACGCCGCCGTCGTTGAGATTATTGCACATAAAGACGCCGAGGTAAAATATTCAACCATCCAAAACTGGTATCCCGGCAATGCCGATGGAAAAGGAGGCGTGTTTAATTTTGTGACCAAGCGAGGGATTTGCGAAGGAGCCGGATCCAAGATCTCATGGACGCAACTCGAAACGGGATCTGCAATCACCTGGAAGTACCCCAGCGTGATTCTGAAAGGGGATCATTCTATCGGGGAATTTTATTCTGTCGCGTTTACAAAAGGGCGGCAACAGGCCGATACCGGGACGAAAATGCTCCACCTCGGCCGAAATACATCCAGTACAATCATCTCCAAAGGGATCTCCGCGGGGCAATCCAATAATAGCTATCGTGGATTAGTGCGCATCAACAAGAAAGCCGAGAATGCTCGGAATTTTGCGCAATGCGACTCCATGCTTTTGGGAGACCGTTGTGGAGCCCATACTTTTCCGTACCTGGAAATATATAATCCAACCGCACAGGTAGAACATGAAGCAACGACGAGTAAGGTGGGAGAAGATCAAATGTTCTACTGCCAGCAGCGGGGAATCAGCGAGCAAGATGCTATCAAGCTGCTGGTAAGTGGATTCTGCCAGGAAATTCTAACCAAATTGCCGATGGAGTTTGCCGTAGAGGCACGAAAACTCCTGGCCATTGAACTTGAAGGATCCGTTGGGTAA